One Aegilops tauschii subsp. strangulata cultivar AL8/78 chromosome 7, Aet v6.0, whole genome shotgun sequence genomic window carries:
- the LOC109785861 gene encoding G-type lectin S-receptor-like serine/threonine-protein kinase LECRK4 translates to MSIMVMRASTNETMIPLGSSINTSTTKSWFSSSGRFAFGFYPDGEAFAIGVRLVSGDTSIIVWTANRDDPPISGGSITLGYSGILQWSRTPLTPGTQRNPISDSSTPATSAAMLNTGNFVLYDMNRTIIWSTFDSPTGTLLPGQNLRPGAQLFASVSGNNRARGKYYLNNQLDGNLVLYPAGTIDSDSAYWSTVTSNKGLLLTLSLDPNGTLWMFDRKTSYTKALFQTNQSLSASTAVENYYRLTFDADGILRLYSHVFLSLGSKPTTKVQWQVPGSDRCLVNGVCGPNSFCQLTVTGETSCTCLPGFEFLSTNQSTLGCWRTLPDSGCAKNSSSSDEGTRVMSTMVEVKNTTWAENAYAVLPETASIEDCKLHCLSDCACEISMFSDSYCSKLMVPIRYGRNSGSNSTLFVKVYTYHAIQKNKIAGAGAMFISGVSLVVLSLVVLSGSVLLICRYKPSLRYMRAPQLEDYMVDGDSVGLQSYSFGDIDVATNGFSQVLGRGAYGTVFKGVLANMNKEIAVKRLEKMAEDEQREFHREVRAIARTHHRNLLRLLGFCIEGTCRLLVYEYMPNGSLASLLFNSDAPPSWSKRVAIALDVARGLQYLHEEIQNPIIHCDIKPENILIDSSGIAKIADFGLAKLLIGNQSNTLTGVRGMRGYLAQE, encoded by the coding sequence ATGTCTATTATGGTTATGAGAGCTTCGACCAATGAGACGATGATTCCTTTGGGGTCCTCCATCAATACGAGCACCACCAAGAGCTGGTTCTCCTCTTCGGGGCGCTTCGCATTTGGTTTCTATCCTGACGGTGAAGCCTTTGCAATTGGGGTTCGGCTTGTATCCGGTGATACAAGTATCATAGTATGGACTGCCAACCGAGATGATCCCCCAATTTCTGGTGGTTCTATTACATTGGGATACAGCGGTATACTCCAGTGGTCCCGAACCCCATTGACTCCAGGTACCCAACGGAATCCCATATCTGACAGCTCTACACCGGCTACCTCTGCTGCCATGCTGAACACCGGTAACTTTGTGTTGTATGACATGAACCGGACGATTATTTGGTCTACCTTTGATTCTCCAACTGGTACTTTGTTGCCAGGCCAGAATCTGCGTCCTGGTGCGCAGCTTTTTGCAAGTGTCTCCGGGAATAACCGTGCTAGGGGGAAGTATTACCTTAACAATCAACTAGACGGCAATCTTGTGCTCTACCCTGCTGGCACGATTGACTCTGATAGTGCATATTGGTCTACTGTCACTTCCAACAAGGGCCTCCTCCTCACGCTTTCTTTGGATCCCAATGGTACCCTATGGATGTTTGACCGGAAGACCTCCTATACAAAGGCATTATTCCAGACCAATCAATCCCTTAGTGCCTCAACAGCTGTGGAAAATTACTACCGGTTGACATTTGATGCCGATGGCATCTTACGACTCTACTCACATGTTTTCCTTAGTCTAGGGAGTAAGCCTACAACTAAGGTTCAGTGGCAAGTGCCTGGAAGTGATCGCTGCCTTGTAAATGGTGTCTGTGGTCCGAATAGCTTCTGTCAGCTCACCGTGACAGGAGAAACTAGCTGCACTTGCCTTCCCGGTTTTGAGTTCTTAAGCACTAACCAGAGCACACTTGGTTGCTGGAGAACATTGCCGGACAGCGGTTGTGCGAAGAATAGCAGCAGCTCCGATGAGGGGACGAGAGTGATGAGCACAATGGTAGAAGTGAAGAATActacttgggcagagaatgcgtATGCTGTTCTACCAGAAACCGCAAGCATTGAAGATTGCAAGTTACATTGCCTCTCTGATTGTGCCTGCGAGATTTCTATGTTTAGTGACTCCTATTGCTCAAAACTGATGGTTCCAATTAGGTATGGCAGGAATTCTGGTTCCAACAGCACACTATTTGTGAAGGTCTACACCTACCATGCCATCCAAAAGAATAAAATTGCTGGAGCAGGTGCCATGTTTATCTCAGGTGTTTCCTTGGTCGTCCTCTCACTGGTTGTGCTCTCTGGATCTGTGCTTCTTATCTGCAGATATAAACCATCTTTGAGGTACATGAGGGCACCACAACTGGAGGATTACATGGTTGATGGGGACAGCGTTGGCCTGCAATCCTATTCTTTTGGGGACATAGATGTGGCCACGAATGGATTTTCCCAAGTGCTTGGTAGGGGTGCTTACGGTACAGTGTTCAAGGGTGTCCTGGCCAACATGAACAAGGAGATTGCAGTGAAGAGGCTCGAGAAGATGGCTGAAGATGAGCAGAGAGAATTTCATAGGGAGGTGCGTGCAATTGCAAGAACACACCACCGGAACCTGCTGCGCTTGCTTGGTTTCTGTATTGAGGGCACGTGCCGCCTGCTTGTGTACGAGTATATGCCGAACGGATCCCTTGCAAGCCTCCTTTTCAACTCAGATGCACCGCCTAGCTGGAGCAAGAGGGTTGCGATTGCACTAGATGTTGCAAGGGGGCTGCAGTACCTGCATGAAGAGATACAGAACCCGATAATCCACTGCGACATCAAGCCGGAAAACATACTCATCGACAGTTCAGGGATAGCCAAGATTGCTGACTTTGGGCTTGCAAAGCTACTGATTGGGAACCAGAGCAACACACTCACCGGCGTCCGAGGCATGAGAGGCTATCTCGCACAAGAATAG